Proteins from a genomic interval of Methanoplanus endosymbiosus:
- the ltrA gene encoding group II intron reverse transcriptase/maturase: MNVRYSTTLISEKRTDQDYSNQWRSIDWKEIKHQVNRLQTRIAKATRENKWNLVKRLQYLLTHSHYAKLLAIKMVTQNRGARTAGIDGERWMRHSDKMKAALSLTSKKYHAKPLKRIYIPKPGKETKRPLSIPTMYDRAMQALYTLALQPVAETRADKRSFGFRLFRCTQDAAQYAFFCLHHPKSAMWILEGDIQGCFDNISHEWLKINVPMEKSVLNQFLRAGFVFERKLYSTDKGTPQGGIISPILANIALDGIEKMLDDNFPNMKVHFIRYADDFLVTAPTRDIAEEICGQIQIFIAKRGLKLSKSKTLITHIDEGFDFLGWNFRKYNGKLLIKPSRNSIKKIIEKMKEIIHRGAAWTQEDLIIKLNPLITGWANYHRHIVAKRTYQKLDFILWNMLWRWAKRRHHNKGKRWIAQRYWHKEGARNWVFKSESVNLNSFAETKIRRHSMVKLEASPYLDQEYFYNRTEKIRKQTPWIQTKLSYFT, translated from the coding sequence ATGAATGTACGATATTCAACGACACTAATTAGTGAGAAACGTACAGACCAGGATTACTCTAATCAATGGAGATCCATTGACTGGAAAGAAATTAAACATCAGGTTAATAGGCTACAGACCCGAATTGCAAAGGCAACACGTGAAAATAAATGGAATCTCGTCAAACGACTCCAGTATTTGCTGACTCATTCTCACTATGCAAAACTACTTGCAATAAAAATGGTCACGCAGAACAGGGGTGCTCGTACAGCGGGTATTGACGGTGAACGCTGGATGCGTCATTCTGATAAAATGAAGGCAGCATTAAGTCTAACCAGTAAAAAATACCACGCTAAACCACTAAAACGTATCTACATCCCAAAACCTGGTAAAGAAACAAAACGCCCTCTTTCCATTCCAACTATGTACGATAGAGCCATGCAGGCTCTTTATACACTTGCACTCCAGCCAGTTGCTGAAACTCGTGCTGATAAACGTTCATTTGGATTTAGATTATTTCGTTGCACCCAAGATGCAGCACAATATGCATTCTTCTGTCTTCACCATCCAAAATCCGCCATGTGGATTCTGGAAGGAGATATTCAGGGGTGTTTTGATAATATCTCACATGAATGGCTGAAAATAAACGTACCTATGGAGAAATCGGTCTTAAATCAGTTTCTTAGGGCTGGATTTGTATTTGAGCGAAAGCTTTACTCAACAGATAAAGGTACACCGCAGGGAGGGATAATTTCGCCGATATTGGCTAATATAGCCTTAGATGGCATAGAAAAAATGCTTGATGATAATTTTCCAAATATGAAGGTTCACTTCATACGTTATGCAGATGATTTCCTTGTTACTGCCCCTACAAGGGACATTGCGGAAGAAATCTGTGGGCAAATTCAGATATTCATCGCTAAAAGAGGATTAAAACTTTCCAAATCAAAAACACTAATCACTCATATTGATGAAGGGTTTGATTTTTTGGGCTGGAATTTTCGGAAATATAACGGAAAACTTCTCATAAAACCCTCTCGAAATTCAATTAAGAAAATTATTGAAAAGATGAAAGAAATTATCCATAGGGGCGCTGCCTGGACGCAAGAAGATCTGATTATAAAGTTAAATCCTCTCATTACAGGATGGGCTAATTATCACCGTCACATTGTTGCGAAAAGGACATATCAAAAATTGGATTTTATCCTTTGGAACATGTTGTGGAGATGGGCAAAACGCAGACATCATAATAAGGGCAAAAGATGGATTGCACAACGATACTGGCATAAGGAAGGAGCTAGAAACTGGGTCTTCAAGTCAGAATCCGTCAATCTTAATTCATTTGCGGAAACCAAAATTAGGAGACACTCAATGGTAAAACTTGAAGCAAGTCCCTATCTGGATCAGGAATATTTCTACAACAGAACTGAAAAGATACGAAAACAAACACCTTGGATTCAAACAAAACTATCATATTTCACATGA
- a CDS encoding ISL3 family transposase, whose translation MFPHNDSSNQYFLFEQALGITSPWHIKSLDFSSNLQQIDISVDFNTGAKFNCPICGASLCKVHDTTKKTWRHLDFFQHKAYLHCRVPRVCCETCGVHVADVPWARKGSGFTLLFESMVLYLIQRMPVAQVAEYIGEHDTRLWRIVEYYVVKALNKEDLSSVSSIGIDETSVKKGHNYVTLVVDYETKRVIYVCDGKDSSTLTSFRNELLAHGGNPDLIHSGCCDMSPAFLKGFRESFPDCNVTLDKFHVIKIISDAVDQIRRGESKKQPILKKTKYLWLKDPNDLKPEQRIELNNLLCVNLKTAEAYKLKRRFQELWNQDNPENTLDSLNKWVVLANESKLKPMIRVAKTIKKHEGGILNIVKSGMTNAILEGTNSLIQTFKRAARGYRNSKTLIKMIYLRLGDLNFGLPT comes from the coding sequence ATGTTCCCACATAATGACTCATCAAATCAATACTTTCTCTTTGAACAGGCACTTGGAATAACTTCACCTTGGCACATTAAATCTCTTGATTTCAGCTCAAATCTTCAACAAATAGACATATCTGTTGATTTTAATACTGGTGCAAAATTCAACTGTCCAATATGTGGTGCATCACTCTGCAAAGTACATGACACCACTAAAAAGACTTGGCGGCACCTTGATTTTTTTCAGCATAAAGCTTATTTGCACTGTCGAGTACCTCGTGTATGCTGTGAAACCTGTGGAGTTCATGTTGCAGATGTTCCGTGGGCAAGAAAAGGTAGTGGATTCACCTTATTATTTGAATCAATGGTTCTATATCTCATCCAGCGTATGCCTGTGGCTCAAGTGGCAGAATATATTGGAGAGCATGACACGAGATTATGGCGAATTGTGGAATACTACGTTGTAAAAGCTCTTAATAAGGAAGATCTTTCGTCAGTTTCAAGCATTGGTATTGATGAAACTTCTGTAAAGAAAGGGCACAATTATGTAACGCTTGTTGTTGATTATGAAACAAAACGGGTAATCTATGTTTGTGACGGTAAAGACTCATCAACACTAACTTCATTCCGTAATGAACTCCTCGCTCATGGTGGAAATCCTGATTTAATTCACTCTGGTTGCTGCGATATGTCTCCTGCATTTCTCAAGGGTTTTCGAGAATCGTTTCCTGACTGTAATGTCACTTTGGATAAATTTCACGTGATAAAAATCATAAGCGATGCAGTTGATCAGATAAGACGCGGGGAATCAAAAAAGCAACCAATTCTAAAGAAAACAAAATACTTGTGGTTAAAAGATCCTAATGATTTAAAGCCAGAACAGAGAATAGAGCTAAATAATCTCCTTTGTGTTAATCTCAAAACCGCTGAAGCATACAAACTAAAGCGTAGATTCCAAGAATTATGGAACCAAGATAACCCTGAAAATACACTTGATTCTTTAAATAAATGGGTTGTCCTGGCAAATGAATCCAAACTTAAACCCATGATTAGGGTCGCTAAAACAATTAAAAAACATGAGGGAGGTATTTTGAATATTGTCAAATCAGGCATGACAAATGCCATTCTTGAAGGGACAAATAGTCTTATCCAAACATTCAAACGAGCAGCCAGAGGATATCGTAATAGTAAGACTCTAATTAAGATGATTTATCTCAGATTGGGGGATCTCAACTTTGGATTACCCACATAA
- a CDS encoding antitoxin VapB family protein: protein MSKTVSLSDEAYERLKKWKNNDDESFSSVVLRTIPSVATPEELHEAISKIGRLSDEDADIMTKSVEED from the coding sequence ATGTCCAAAACGGTGAGCCTTTCAGACGAAGCGTATGAAAGACTGAAGAAATGGAAAAATAATGACGATGAGAGTTTTTCGAGTGTTGTTTTAAGAACCATTCCAAGTGTTGCCACTCCTGAAGAATTACATGAAGCTATTAGTAAGATTGGTCGTCTATCTGATGAAGACGCTGATATAATGACTAAAAGCGTCGAAGAGGATTGA
- a CDS encoding type II toxin-antitoxin system VapC family toxin, translated as MIIFDSTFLIDLIRNQNSSRHKKALAFLDEIVKSGETFSTTFVNVYELYKGAYGTKDIQDSIDKINEILNVIPVINHSNSFYAPYGELSAKLKENGTPIGKFDELVATIVIYQSAKNPDVKLVTNNTKDFIRVLPPSKIVNH; from the coding sequence ATGATCATCTTTGACAGCACATTTTTAATAGACTTAATTAGAAATCAAAACAGCTCCAGACATAAAAAAGCCCTCGCATTCCTTGATGAAATAGTAAAAAGCGGTGAAACATTCAGTACAACATTTGTGAATGTTTACGAACTCTATAAAGGGGCATATGGAACAAAAGACATTCAGGATTCAATAGATAAGATTAATGAGATTCTAAATGTAATTCCCGTAATAAACCATTCAAACAGTTTTTACGCACCATATGGTGAATTATCTGCAAAGCTTAAGGAAAATGGAACCCCTATCGGAAAATTTGATGAACTTGTTGCAACTATTGTAATCTATCAGAGTGCCAAAAATCCGGATGTAAAACTTGTCACTAACAACACGAAGGATTTCATAAGAGTTCTTCCACCTTCCAAAATAGTAAACCACTAA